A single region of the Etheostoma cragini isolate CJK2018 chromosome 3, CSU_Ecrag_1.0, whole genome shotgun sequence genome encodes:
- the siae gene encoding sialate O-acetylesterase has translation MTLSDRVFQLSVKVGCLLVMAMILCVALILVASIHDCDCNVRFASYYGDHMVLQKSPERAVLWGYGPEGALVTLYLSGPVKQKTSPVTVTKGIWQVTLDPVEAGGPYNVTATVQNNKTTLTDVLFGDIWLCGGQSNMWFKTSEIFNASEELDLAAKFPHVRTFMASLELSETELTDLIKVELPWSVPPANVSEFSAVCWLFGRYLYKTLQYPIGLVESCWGGTPVEAWSSSTALQQCEVHQTNGPKNNSVLWNAMIHPLIKMTIKGAIWYQGESNADYHQEKYSCSFPAMIDDWRMAFHLGSGGQTAHNFPFGFVQLSTNEKGSTSDAFPNIRWHQTADTGFVPNARMQKTFMAVALDLPDETSPLGTIHPRDKQDVAHRLTLGARAVAYNEKDVSFLGPFPYTIMATEMYVDVTYDQKVSVTPSNDTFEICCSETKNPCGPTSRWVPAPIVQQGPTSVQLSAHLCALTEEVAALRYAWRDWPCDFKACPIYSSSRILPAPPFTINLYSAKENRDAKLAFLFLGQMCSQIYQIVQ, from the exons ATGACTTTGTCGGACAGAGTTTTTCAGCTTAGTGTTAAAGTGGGCTGTCTTCTTGTAATGGCAATGATTCTGTGTGTTGCCCTTATACTTGTAGCTTCTATTCACGACTGTG attgcAATGTGCGCTTTGCCTCCTACTATGGAGATCACATGGTGCTGCAGAAGTCTCCAGAGAGAGCTGTGCTGTGGGGCTATGGCCCCGAGGGTGCACTGGTGACCCTCTACTTGTCAGGACCAGTCAAACAGAAAACCTCACCGGTCACTGTGACTAAAG GTATTTGGCAAGTCACCCTTGACCCTGTCGAAGCAGGTGGTCCCTACAATGTGACAGCAACTGTTCAGAACAACAAAACCACTCTGACAGATGTGCTGTTTGGAGATATTTGGCTGTGTGGAGGGCAGAGCAACATGTGGTTTAAAACATCTGAG ATTTTCAATGCTTCAGAGGAGCTGGACCTTGCAGCAAAGTTTCCCCATGTGAGGACCTTTATGGCATCCTTGGAACTGAGTGAAACTGAGCTGACTGATTTAATTAAAGTGGAACTTCCCTGGTCTGTACCACCAGCAA ATGTGTCAGAGTTCTCTGCAGTTTGCTGGCTTTTTGGACGTTACTTGTATAAGACGCTGCAGTACCCCATAGGACTGGTGGAGTCCTGTTGGGGAGGCACACCTGTCGAAGCCTGGTCATCATCAACAGCACTGCAGCAGTGTGAAGTACACCAAACTAACGG TCCTAAGAATAATTCTGTCCTGTGGAATGCAATGATCCACCCGCTGATCAAAATGACCATCAAAGGTGCCATCTGGTACCAAG GTGAATCAAATGCAGACTATCATCAAGAGAAGTACAGCTGTTCTTTCCCAGCCATGATTGATGACTGGAGGATGGCGTTTCACCTGGGCTCAGGGGGGCAGACCGCTCACAACTTCCCCTTTGGATTTGTTCAG CTGTCCACCAATGAAAAAGGCTCCACTAGTGACGCCTTTCCAAACATCCGCTGGCACCAGACAGCAGACACCGGCTTTGTCCCAAATGCCCGGATGCAGAAAACCTTCATGGCCGTGGCTTTGGATTTACCAGATGAAACCTCACCTCTTGGCAC gatCCATCCCCGGGACAAGCAGGATGTAGCCCACAGACTGACATTGGGAGCAAGGGCAGTGGCTTATAATGAGAAGGATGTGTCATTTCTTGGACCTTTTCCCTACACAATCATGGCCACTGAAATGTATGTCGACGTTACTTACGACCAGAAAGTCTCTGTCACACCATCTAATGACACCTTTGAG ATCTGTTGCTCAGAGACTAAAAATCCATGTGGGCCTACGTCTCGCTGGGTTCCAGCTCCCATCGTGCAGCAGGGTCCGACCAGTGTCCAGTTATCTGCTCATTTGTGTGCACTTACTGAAGAAGTAGCTGCCCTCAGATATGCATGGAGGGACTGGCCCTGTGACTTTAAAGCCTGTCCAATCTACAGCAGCAGTAGGATTTTACCTGCACCTCCTTTTACTATCAACCTCTATTCTGCCAAAGAAAATCGTGATGCAAAACttgcctttttgtttcttgGACAGATGTGTAGCCAGATTTACCAGATTGTTCAATGA
- the tbrg1 gene encoding transforming growth factor beta regulator 1 isoform X1, with the protein MDSLNTFESEMEADEQGHYSLFPALDSIASLSGTAETLESESPSEIAEKPNLTWLDAAQIVLEEAGRPMHIKEIKQRIIDRGLVQSNAKSSLEAVMYRETQKGSRRFKRIENRNGVFALLTDEERQQALQAFTSQSFLGSPQQNTISNSGSVASVPTFPSPTSSSEHRTKMKRGSRKKQNEKYRLKYLRLRKAASAMIFENAALCDEVAHLEEKFLRAKEERRFLLKSMLQYQSLSEGDVLPTPSSSSHPPVAPAALNSGPAGASGLSGGLNLASVVSTGEEGLLKKPKKERKERGRENGKEELPKKMSKKRKLADGSRKLVQPIPLDSSGRPVFPIVLGGLTVYSLGEIITDRMLFHDECAIYPVGFCSTRVFASMKHPDQQCLYTCQIKDMGAGPQFEIVPEEDPQNAIVASSALTCHSNLLKAVASVSSRSVVPIVPSGADFFGFSHPTIQNLIQSCPGARKCSNYRWIRFDVCRPGDGQVPHSLSEDDASVNFEAYQRHQGYDENIKMEHITGQTPQSPSSSHQHHLTTPTMKPTTKYFSS; encoded by the exons ATGGATTCTCTCAACACTTTTGAATCTGAGATGGAGGCTGATGAACAGGGGCACTACTCTCTGTTTCCTGCTCTGGACAGTATTGCAAGTCTATCTGGGACCGCTGAGACCCTGGAGAG cgAATCACCCAGTGAAATTGCAGAGAAGCCAAACCTCACATGGCTCGATGCTGCACAG ATTGTCTTGGAAGAAGCTGGACGTCCTATGCACATAAAGGAGATTAAACAGAGAATCATCGACAGGGGACTTGTTCAATCCAA TGCAAAATCAAGTCTGGAGGCTGTCATGTACAGAGAG ACACAAAAAGGCAGCAGGAGATTCAAGAGGATTGAGAACAGAAACGGAGTCTTTGCACTGCTG ACTGATGAGGAGAGGCAGCAGGCCCTGCAAGCTTTCACTTCCCAGTCATTCCTTGGCTCTCCGCAGCAGAACACCATCTCCAATTCTGGCTCCGTAGCCTCGGTGCCTACCTTCCCCTCCCCCACCAGCTCCTCCGAGCATAGGACCAAGATGAAGAGAGGTTCACGAAAAAAGCAGAATGAAAAGTACAGACTCAAGTACCTTAGGCTGCGCAAAGCTGCCAGCGCCATGATATTT GAGAATGCAGCTCTCTGTGATGAAGTTGCCCACTTAGAAGAGAAATTTTTGAGAGCCAAGGAGGAGCGGAG GTTTTTACTAAAGTCAATGTTGCAGTACCAGTCTTTGTCAGAGGGGGACGTACTGCCAACACCCAGCTCAAGCTCCCATCCACCTGTCGCGCCTGCAGCATTAAACTCAGGTCCTGCAGGGGCTTCAGGCCTGTCTGGGGGGCTTAACCTGGCATCAGTGGTGTCAACAGGGGAAGAGGGACTTCTTAAAAAACccaagaaggaaagaaaagagcgAGGCAGGGAAAATGGAAAGGAGGAAC TTCCAAAGAAGATGTCTAAGAAGAGAAAGCTAGCAGATGGGTCTCGGAAACTGGTGCAGCCCATACCTTTGGACTCATCGGGTCGTCCAGTTTTTCCCATCGTACTAGGAGGTTTAACAGTCTACAGCCTGGGAGAG ATAATCACAGACAGAATGTTGTTCCATGATGAGTGTGCCATCTACCCGGTGGGCTTCTGCAGCACCCGAGTCTTTGCCAGCATGAAGCACCCTGACCAGCAGTGCCTCTACACCTGTCAAATCAAGGATATGGGAGCAGGTCCAcag TTTGAGATTGTGCCTGAAGAAGATCCTCAGAATGCCATCGTGGCCTCCTCGGCGCTGACGTGCCACTCCAATCTACTAAAGGCCGTCGCATCTGTCAG TTCCAGGTCTGTGGTGCCCATCGTGCCATCAGGTGCTGACTTCTTTGGCTTTTCACACCCCACCATCCAGAATCTCATCCAGAGTTGTCCTGGAGCACGCAAATGCAGCAa CTACAGATGGATCCGTTTTGACGTGTGTCGTCCTGGTGATGGCCAGGTTCCTCACAGCCTATCAGAGGACGATGCCTCAGTCAACTTTGAGGCTTACCAGAGACACCAAGGCTATGATGAGAACATCAAGATGGAGCACATAACAG GACAGACACCGCAGTCCCCTAGCTCATCTCATCAGCACCACCTAACCACCCCTACCATGAAGCCCACAACCAAATATTTCAGCTCCTGA
- the tbrg1 gene encoding transforming growth factor beta regulator 1 isoform X2, translating to MDSLNTFESEMEADEQGHYSLFPALDSIASLSGTAETLESESPSEIAEKPNLTWLDAAQIVLEEAGRPMHIKEIKQRIIDRGLVQSNAKSSLEAVMYRETDEERQQALQAFTSQSFLGSPQQNTISNSGSVASVPTFPSPTSSSEHRTKMKRGSRKKQNEKYRLKYLRLRKAASAMIFENAALCDEVAHLEEKFLRAKEERRFLLKSMLQYQSLSEGDVLPTPSSSSHPPVAPAALNSGPAGASGLSGGLNLASVVSTGEEGLLKKPKKERKERGRENGKEELPKKMSKKRKLADGSRKLVQPIPLDSSGRPVFPIVLGGLTVYSLGEIITDRMLFHDECAIYPVGFCSTRVFASMKHPDQQCLYTCQIKDMGAGPQFEIVPEEDPQNAIVASSALTCHSNLLKAVASVSSRSVVPIVPSGADFFGFSHPTIQNLIQSCPGARKCSNYRWIRFDVCRPGDGQVPHSLSEDDASVNFEAYQRHQGYDENIKMEHITGQTPQSPSSSHQHHLTTPTMKPTTKYFSS from the exons ATGGATTCTCTCAACACTTTTGAATCTGAGATGGAGGCTGATGAACAGGGGCACTACTCTCTGTTTCCTGCTCTGGACAGTATTGCAAGTCTATCTGGGACCGCTGAGACCCTGGAGAG cgAATCACCCAGTGAAATTGCAGAGAAGCCAAACCTCACATGGCTCGATGCTGCACAG ATTGTCTTGGAAGAAGCTGGACGTCCTATGCACATAAAGGAGATTAAACAGAGAATCATCGACAGGGGACTTGTTCAATCCAA TGCAAAATCAAGTCTGGAGGCTGTCATGTACAGAGAG ACTGATGAGGAGAGGCAGCAGGCCCTGCAAGCTTTCACTTCCCAGTCATTCCTTGGCTCTCCGCAGCAGAACACCATCTCCAATTCTGGCTCCGTAGCCTCGGTGCCTACCTTCCCCTCCCCCACCAGCTCCTCCGAGCATAGGACCAAGATGAAGAGAGGTTCACGAAAAAAGCAGAATGAAAAGTACAGACTCAAGTACCTTAGGCTGCGCAAAGCTGCCAGCGCCATGATATTT GAGAATGCAGCTCTCTGTGATGAAGTTGCCCACTTAGAAGAGAAATTTTTGAGAGCCAAGGAGGAGCGGAG GTTTTTACTAAAGTCAATGTTGCAGTACCAGTCTTTGTCAGAGGGGGACGTACTGCCAACACCCAGCTCAAGCTCCCATCCACCTGTCGCGCCTGCAGCATTAAACTCAGGTCCTGCAGGGGCTTCAGGCCTGTCTGGGGGGCTTAACCTGGCATCAGTGGTGTCAACAGGGGAAGAGGGACTTCTTAAAAAACccaagaaggaaagaaaagagcgAGGCAGGGAAAATGGAAAGGAGGAAC TTCCAAAGAAGATGTCTAAGAAGAGAAAGCTAGCAGATGGGTCTCGGAAACTGGTGCAGCCCATACCTTTGGACTCATCGGGTCGTCCAGTTTTTCCCATCGTACTAGGAGGTTTAACAGTCTACAGCCTGGGAGAG ATAATCACAGACAGAATGTTGTTCCATGATGAGTGTGCCATCTACCCGGTGGGCTTCTGCAGCACCCGAGTCTTTGCCAGCATGAAGCACCCTGACCAGCAGTGCCTCTACACCTGTCAAATCAAGGATATGGGAGCAGGTCCAcag TTTGAGATTGTGCCTGAAGAAGATCCTCAGAATGCCATCGTGGCCTCCTCGGCGCTGACGTGCCACTCCAATCTACTAAAGGCCGTCGCATCTGTCAG TTCCAGGTCTGTGGTGCCCATCGTGCCATCAGGTGCTGACTTCTTTGGCTTTTCACACCCCACCATCCAGAATCTCATCCAGAGTTGTCCTGGAGCACGCAAATGCAGCAa CTACAGATGGATCCGTTTTGACGTGTGTCGTCCTGGTGATGGCCAGGTTCCTCACAGCCTATCAGAGGACGATGCCTCAGTCAACTTTGAGGCTTACCAGAGACACCAAGGCTATGATGAGAACATCAAGATGGAGCACATAACAG GACAGACACCGCAGTCCCCTAGCTCATCTCATCAGCACCACCTAACCACCCCTACCATGAAGCCCACAACCAAATATTTCAGCTCCTGA
- the LOC117942523 gene encoding matrix metalloproteinase-20-like: protein MHVTLLSCCVLVLLMPGPCLTAPTLMPESESSPSTEAQVDLKLATEYLQQYYNLQNDPMMRIKRSGPSFTSKVKDMQIFFGLNATGVLDSVTLEMMRSARCGVPDMEEYIHIQGTRWNKNVITCSIGRYTRDLPRNTVDALIESAFSVWARASSLTFIRSHTLNADIMVEFVNNEHGDLYPFDGPRGRLAHAFGPGLGIGGDTHFDDDEHWTAGGTGFNLFVVAAHEFGHALGLKHSRNRESLMYPTYKSFSSANLLSMEDVANINALYSPVRGPNFFSRFSWSSQNNPWLSGSLFPWLMQDKCASDLTFDAVSTLGDATFFFKERYLWIKHNEQYDIKEGPITNFMPKIETTIDAAFWVPRRSTAYIIHESKFWTVKGSVVKGKPRLLSHFGFPAWVQDVDAAVHIVKTGRTLFFMHDTYWSYNENRRVMDFGYPKYISEDFPGVNTTINAAVHKEGFIYFFVGPQVYKYDYTQKNVVGVEKANSWLGC, encoded by the exons GAATACCTCCAGCAATACTACAACCTCCAAAATGACCCTATGATGCGCATAAAGCGGAGCGGCCCCTCCTTTACCTCAAAGGTGAAAGATATGCAGATATTCTTTGGGCTCAATGCAACAGGTGTGCTAGACTCAGTCACCCTGGAGATGATGAGGAGCGCTCGATGTGGCGTGCCAGATATGGAGGAGTACATCCACATCCAGGGGACACGATGGAACAAGAATGTCATCACCTGCAG CATTGGCAGATACACCAGAGATTTGCCTCGCAACACTGTGGATGCTCTGATTGAGTCAGCGTTCAGCGTTTGGGCCAGAGCCAGCAGTCTGACGTTTATCAGGTCACACACCCTCAACGCTGACATCATGGTGGAGTTTGTGAACAACG AACATGGTGACTTATATCCATTTGATGGACCCAGAGGCAGACTGGCTCATGCTTTCGGTCCAGGGCTGGGCATTGGAGGGGACACGCactttgatgatgatgaacacTGGACAGCAGGAGGGACAG GTTTCAATCTGTTTGTTGTAGCTGCACATGAATTTGGCCATGCTTTGGGCCTTAAACACTCCAGGAACCGAGAGTCACTGATGTACCCAACCTACAAATCCTTCAGTTCAGCCAACCTGTTATCCATGGAAGATGTAGCAAACATCAATGCACTTTACA gtCCCGTCAGAGGTCCAAATTTCTTTTCGAGGTTCAGCTGGAGCTCTCAGAACAACCCCTGGTTGTCAGGGTCGCTCTTCCCTTGGCTCATGCAGGACAAATGTGCTTCAGACCTGACCTTTGATGCTGTGTCCACCCTTGGGGatgcaacgtttttttttaaagaaag aTACCTCTGGATCAAACACAATGAGCAATATGACATCAAAGAAGGTCCCATAACCAACTTTATGCCCAAGATTGAGACCACCATTGATGCGGCCTTCTGGGTGCCTCGCAGATCCACTGCTTATATCATTCATG AATCTAAATTCTGGACAGTGAAAGGCTCGGTTGTGAAGGGAAAACCTCGACTACTCAGCCACTTTGGATTTCCAGCCTGGGTCCAGGACGTTGATGCAGCAGTGCACATAGTGAAAACAGGACGCACCCTTTTTTTTATGCATGACACTTACTGGAG TTACAATGAAAACCGAAGGGTTATGGATTTTGGTTACCCAAAGTACATCAGCGAAGACTTTCCTggagtcaacactacaataaatGCAGCTGTTCATAAAGAGG gtttcaTCTACTTCTTTGTCGGACCACAAGTCTACAAATACGACTACACCCAGAAAAATGTTGTTGGGGTTGAGAAAGCTAATTCATGGCTTGGATgttga